AATTAATATTACCAAAAACTTTATGCCTTCTGTTGCCAATGTTTCGGGAACTGATTTATCTAAATACAAAGTCATTCAAAAAGGACAATTCGCATATTCTGCAATGCAAGTTGGAATAGATGAAACTAATAGGCTTGCACTTTACACAAATGATGAGCCTGCAATTATTTCACCTGCTTATTTGGTAATTGAAAACAAAGATGAAAACGATTTAATTCCTGAATATATGATGATGTGGTTTCAACGACCAGAATCTGACAGGTACGGTTGGTTTATTAGCGATAGTAGTGTAAGAGCAAGTTTAGAGTGGAAACGTTTCACAGATATTAAACTACCAATCCCCGATATAAAAATACAAGAAGCCATAGTAACCATTTATCATACTTTGGAAACTCGCAAAAAAATAAATGCACAGTTGAAAGATAGCATGAAACCGCTTTGCCCTGTTTTGATGTGTGGGGTTGTGGAAAATAATCTTGAACTATGATTTTAAAATGATGATTATGAAAACTGTGATTCTTTATAAATAATAAGAGGTAAGATGATAAACGAAAAATATAAATATTCAGAATTAACAGGTAAAGTAATTGGTGCTGCGATGGAGGTTCACAAATATTTAGGAAATGGTTTTCAAGAGGTTGTTTATCAACGTGCATTATCTATTGAATTAAATATGCAAGATATTTCGCATATCAGAGAGCAAGAAATGAAATTGGAATATAAAGGATATGATATTGGAACAAGGCGAGTAGATTTTTTTATTGAAGATAAAGTAATGTTAGAAATAAAAGCCGTAAAAGAATTGGAAGATGTTCATTTGGCTCAAGCAATTAATTATCTAGAAGCTTATGGATTAGAAATAGGCTTGTTAATCAACTTTGGAAATACTTCACTACAATTCAAAAGAGTAATGAAACCCAAAAATCAGAGTCCATCAAAAAATCAATTACAATCATAGTTCAAGACAATGGATAAGCCAATGAAAAACAATCAACTAATAATATATCAAACCGAAGACGGCAAAGTCAAAATAGAAACACATTTTGAGAATGAGACCGTATGGTTAAATCAGGCTCAAATAGGAGAACTTTTTCAAAAGTCAAAAGCAACTATTAGCGAGCATATCAAGAATATATTTAAAGATGGTGAATTGGAAGAAGAACTGGTTGTTCGGGATTTCCGAACAACCACTCAGCACGGTGCAGTAAAAGGGTTAACACAGTCAAAAAATGTAAAATATTACAATCTTGATGTTGTTATTTCTGTGGGTTACAGAGTAAAATCTCACAGAGGTGTACACTTTAGAAAATGGGCAACAGCACTTATCAAAGAGTACCTGATAAAAGGCTTTGCAATGAACGATGAACTGCTAAAAGAAGCAGGAGGCGGAAATTATTTTGATGAACTTTTGGCTCGTATCCGTGATATTCGTTCATCGGAGAAAGTGTTTTGGCGTAAGGTTTTAGATGTTTATGCCACAAGTATCGACTACGACCCAAAAACAGAACAATCTGTAATGGTATTTAAAACCATACAAAATAAAATGCACTGGGCAAGCCACGGAGAAACAGTAGCCGAAACAGTTTACAAACGAGTAGATTCGTCAAAAGAACATATTGGGCTAACATATTTTAAAGGCGAAATACCAACAAAAAAAGAAGTGGAGATTGCTAAAAATTATCTTGCAGAAGATGAATTGAATATCCTGAACCGAATGGTAACGGCATT
This is a stretch of genomic DNA from Bacteroidota bacterium. It encodes these proteins:
- a CDS encoding restriction endonuclease subunit S; amino-acid sequence: MNNYKRLGDYIQLVDNRNKDLAVTNLLGINITKNFMPSVANVSGTDLSKYKVIQKGQFAYSAMQVGIDETNRLALYTNDEPAIISPAYLVIENKDENDLIPEYMMMWFQRPESDRYGWFISDSSVRASLEWKRFTDIKLPIPDIKIQEAIVTIYHTLETRKKINAQLKDSMKPLCPVLMCGVVENNLEL
- a CDS encoding GxxExxY protein; protein product: MINEKYKYSELTGKVIGAAMEVHKYLGNGFQEVVYQRALSIELNMQDISHIREQEMKLEYKGYDIGTRRVDFFIEDKVMLEIKAVKELEDVHLAQAINYLEAYGLEIGLLINFGNTSLQFKRVMKPKNQSPSKNQLQS
- a CDS encoding virulence RhuM family protein, whose protein sequence is MKNNQLIIYQTEDGKVKIETHFENETVWLNQAQIGELFQKSKATISEHIKNIFKDGELEEELVVRDFRTTTQHGAVKGLTQSKNVKYYNLDVVISVGYRVKSHRGVHFRKWATALIKEYLIKGFAMNDELLKEAGGGNYFDELLARIRDIRSSEKVFWRKVLDVYATSIDYDPKTEQSVMVFKTIQNKMHWASHGETVAETVYKRVDSSKEHIGLTYFKGEIPTKKEVEIAKNYLAEDELNILNRMVTAFLEIAEIQALDRTPMYMADWIKQLDTFLKMTNKNILQHSGSISHQKAIEKAHGEYDIYKEKIKNRITQVEKDFIKQLDDKTKKLKK